A window from Enterocloster bolteae encodes these proteins:
- a CDS encoding DMT family transporter, translated as MKLMEKHPLVMIIIGIAGISLSAIFVKYSQAPSVVTALYRLMWTVALMTPVVLGRKDCRRELRETDRKTVLLCGASGVFLALHFTAWFESLNQTSVASSTAIVCTEVIWVARGYCLFMKGKISVPAGVSILVTVGGSLLIAFSDYSAGGNHLYGDVLALAAAVFCAVYTLIGRQARGYMSTTIYTYIVYVFCALALGLATAFSGLAFTGYGVRSVVVGLLLSVCSTLLGHSIFSWCLKFFSPSFVSASKLCEPVAAAAFALFLFREVPALLQIAGGVVTIGGVLLYSQVEKKENDVLKGK; from the coding sequence ATGAAATTGATGGAAAAACATCCATTGGTCATGATAATCATAGGAATAGCCGGTATATCATTATCGGCTATTTTTGTTAAATATTCCCAGGCTCCGTCTGTGGTCACAGCCCTTTACCGCCTGATGTGGACCGTGGCGCTGATGACGCCTGTGGTTTTGGGACGGAAGGACTGCAGGCGGGAACTGAGGGAAACGGACAGAAAGACAGTCCTGCTGTGCGGGGCCAGCGGAGTGTTCCTGGCCCTGCATTTTACGGCATGGTTCGAGTCGCTGAACCAGACTTCAGTGGCCAGTTCCACTGCCATTGTGTGCACGGAGGTTATATGGGTGGCGCGGGGATACTGTCTGTTCATGAAGGGGAAGATATCTGTGCCTGCCGGTGTAAGTATCCTTGTGACGGTGGGCGGAAGCCTTCTGATTGCCTTTTCTGACTACTCCGCCGGGGGAAACCATTTGTACGGGGATGTGCTGGCCCTTGCCGCGGCTGTATTCTGCGCCGTATACACCCTCATTGGGCGTCAGGCCAGGGGTTATATGTCCACCACGATTTATACCTACATTGTCTATGTGTTCTGCGCCCTGGCCCTGGGGCTGGCAACTGCTTTTAGCGGACTGGCCTTTACGGGATACGGAGTGAGGTCCGTGGTTGTGGGCCTGCTTCTCAGTGTGTGCTCCACTCTTTTGGGGCACAGTATTTTCAGCTGGTGCCTGAAATTCTTTTCCCCTTCCTTTGTATCTGCCTCCAAGCTGTGCGAGCCTGTGGCTGCTGCTGCCTTTGCGCTTTTTCTGTTCAGGGAAGTGCCCGCGCTCCTGCAGATAGCGGGAGGTGTGGTGACAATCGGGGGCGTTCTCCTTTATTCTCAGGTGGAAAAGAAAGAAAATGACGTTTTAAAAGGAAAATAG
- a CDS encoding SIR2 family NAD-dependent protein deacylase, with product MNEKIAQLRKILDDSTYTVALCGSGMMEEGGFIGIKKQDKAYDIENRYGYGVEEMYTSAFYNTRPEQFFEFYKKEMLHNAPGDTASGPALAAMERAGKLQCIIDSNIYDKARRGGCRHVINLHGSIYQNQCPRCKKKYPIGYMAGAKRVPICRDCNVPIRPMISLIGEMVDSQNMTKTTEEITKADTLLLLGTTLASEVFCQYIQYFAGRSMVIIHKQEHYLDKDANLVILDHPMNVLPQLGYGEEKTEE from the coding sequence ATGAATGAAAAAATAGCTCAGTTAAGAAAGATTCTGGATGATAGTACCTATACTGTGGCTCTCTGTGGTTCCGGTATGATGGAAGAGGGCGGTTTCATCGGTATTAAGAAGCAGGATAAGGCCTATGACATTGAGAACCGGTATGGCTACGGTGTTGAGGAAATGTATACCAGTGCATTTTATAATACCCGTCCGGAGCAGTTTTTCGAGTTCTACAAAAAGGAGATGCTTCACAACGCGCCAGGGGACACTGCTTCCGGCCCGGCCCTGGCTGCCATGGAGAGGGCCGGAAAGCTCCAATGCATCATAGACAGCAACATCTATGACAAGGCCCGCAGGGGCGGCTGCCGTCATGTCATAAACCTTCACGGAAGTATTTACCAGAACCAGTGCCCCAGATGTAAGAAAAAGTATCCCATCGGATATATGGCGGGTGCGAAGCGGGTGCCAATCTGCAGGGACTGCAATGTTCCCATACGGCCCATGATTTCCCTGATTGGAGAGATGGTGGATAGCCAGAACATGACTAAGACCACGGAGGAGATAACAAAGGCAGATACCCTGCTGCTGTTGGGGACTACCCTGGCTTCCGAGGTGTTCTGCCAGTACATACAGTATTTTGCCGGGAGGAGCATGGTAATCATACATAAGCAGGAGCACTATCTGGATAAGGACGCCAATCTGGTGATATTGGACCATCCCATGAATGTGCTGCCCCAGCTGGGGTATGGGGAGGAGAAAACAGAAGAATAG
- a CDS encoding L,D-transpeptidase family protein codes for MKFRKCAAAGVLALCLAAAGPLSALAGQNAGPGAAYQPSVNGVNIYVSKMGNTLTLKQYAQTIGTWPVKLGRRSETGDKVQEGDEITPSGSFYVCTRNDQSICYLALGLSYPNAEDAERGLRDGLINEEQYNAIVEANKAGIQPPWNTPLGGAIEIHGDQGGGTSGCIAVTNDVMDILWEYCPLGVPVTVGP; via the coding sequence ATGAAATTCAGAAAATGTGCTGCTGCCGGAGTGCTGGCACTGTGCCTGGCGGCGGCCGGTCCTCTGAGCGCCCTGGCCGGGCAGAATGCAGGACCGGGGGCAGCTTACCAGCCTTCTGTCAATGGGGTGAACATCTATGTCAGCAAGATGGGAAATACGCTGACGCTGAAACAGTATGCCCAGACCATAGGAACCTGGCCCGTAAAGCTGGGACGGCGGTCCGAGACAGGGGACAAGGTGCAGGAGGGAGACGAAATCACGCCCTCCGGATCGTTCTATGTGTGCACAAGAAATGACCAGAGCATATGCTATCTGGCTCTGGGATTATCCTATCCCAATGCCGAGGATGCAGAGCGGGGCCTGAGAGACGGCCTGATTAATGAGGAACAGTATAATGCCATTGTGGAGGCTAACAAGGCAGGCATACAGCCGCCCTGGAATACTCCTTTAGGCGGGGCCATTGAGATACACGGGGACCAGGGAGGAGGAACCTCCGGCTGCATCGCGGTTACAAATGATGTGATGGATATTCTGTGGGAATACTGTCCTCTGGGAGTTCCGGTAACAGTTGGGCCGTAG
- a CDS encoding CD3324 family protein yields the protein MKYVNAKAVLPHHLVEELQEYIQAGYIYIPAREDRHRAWGEQSGCRRELAERNAGIVDAYRQGVSLEELGDKYCLSVHAIRKIVYQK from the coding sequence ATGAAATATGTCAATGCAAAGGCAGTCCTCCCCCATCACCTGGTGGAGGAACTGCAGGAATACATACAGGCCGGATATATCTATATCCCGGCCAGGGAAGACCGGCACAGGGCCTGGGGTGAGCAAAGCGGCTGCCGCAGGGAGCTGGCGGAGCGGAACGCCGGAATCGTGGATGCTTACCGGCAGGGGGTATCCCTGGAGGAGCTGGGGGATAAGTACTGTCTTTCTGTCCACGCCATACGAAAAATTGTATATCAGAAGTAA
- a CDS encoding IS110 family transposase produces the protein MNAVGIDVSKGKSMIAILRPYGEIVSSPFEIKHTSSNIQSLIEQIRSIEGESRIVMEHTGRYYEPLARELSLAGLFVTAVNPKLIKDFGAHSLRKVKSDKADAVKIARYTLDSWTELKQYSLMDELRNQLKTMNRQFGFYMKHKTAMKNNLIGILDQTYPGVNTYFDSPAREDGSQKWVDFATTYWHVDYVRKFSLNAFVDHYQKWCKRRKYNFSKDKAEEIYGAAKELVPILPKDDLTKLIVKQSIEQLNTASKTVEELRTLMNDTAAKLPEYPVVMGMKGVGPSLGPQLMAEIGDVTRFTHKGAITAFAGVDPGVNESGTYEQKSVPTSKRGSSSLRKTLFQVMDCLIKTKPQDDPVYAFIDKKRAQGKPYYVYMTAGANKFLRIYYGRVKEYLMSLPE, from the coding sequence ATGAACGCTGTTGGTATTGATGTTTCCAAAGGCAAAAGTATGATCGCCATTCTACGACCTTATGGAGAAATCGTTTCTTCTCCCTTTGAAATCAAGCACACCTCCAGTAACATCCAATCCTTAATTGAGCAGATCCGATCAATCGAAGGTGAATCACGCATCGTTATGGAACATACTGGCCGTTACTACGAACCACTGGCTCGTGAGCTTTCTCTGGCAGGTCTTTTTGTAACTGCCGTAAATCCTAAGCTCATTAAAGATTTTGGAGCTCATTCTCTCCGCAAAGTAAAATCTGATAAAGCTGACGCTGTAAAAATAGCTCGTTACACCCTTGACAGTTGGACGGAATTGAAACAGTATAGTCTTATGGACGAACTACGCAATCAACTAAAGACCATGAACCGTCAGTTTGGCTTCTACATGAAACACAAAACAGCTATGAAGAATAACCTCATCGGTATCCTCGATCAGACTTACCCTGGTGTTAATACTTACTTTGATAGCCCTGCCCGTGAGGACGGCAGCCAGAAGTGGGTTGATTTTGCTACTACATACTGGCATGTGGACTATGTTCGTAAATTCTCATTAAATGCATTTGTCGACCATTATCAGAAGTGGTGCAAACGTAGGAAGTATAACTTTAGCAAAGACAAGGCTGAAGAAATCTATGGAGCTGCAAAGGAGCTTGTTCCTATACTTCCAAAAGATGATCTAACCAAGCTGATCGTGAAACAGTCCATAGAACAATTAAACACTGCTTCCAAGACCGTGGAAGAGCTCCGTACCCTGATGAATGACACAGCCGCCAAGCTGCCGGAATATCCCGTTGTTATGGGTATGAAGGGTGTTGGCCCGTCTCTTGGCCCTCAGCTTATGGCTGAAATCGGAGATGTCACACGCTTTACCCACAAAGGGGCTATCACTGCATTTGCTGGTGTAGACCCAGGTGTCAACGAATCCGGAACCTATGAACAAAAAAGCGTTCCAACCTCCAAACGCGGCTCATCTTCCCTCCGAAAAACCTTATTTCAGGTCATGGACTGTCTCATCAAAACAAAACCGCAGGACGACCCTGTATATGCGTTTATTGATAAGAAACGTGCTCAAGGAAAGCCTTACTATGTCTACATGACTGCAGGCGCTAATAAGTTTCTGCGTATCTATTACGGAAGAGTAAAAGAATATCTAATGTCTCTTCCAGAATAG
- a CDS encoding sodium:solute symporter family protein: MGSNVIVTIIVIVYLLFMLWIGWYSSTKISTNTDFMVAGRRLGPLLMAGTLAATEIGGGSSLGVVQNGMSGFGLSASWYITTMGIAFIILSFVAPKFRAATVKTVPEYFRRRYGKSCGIITAVIMLLPLVGLTAGQFIASAVILSTMLNIDYQVAVIIVAVVVTVYSIMGGLWSVTLTDFVQVFLIVIGMIIAVPFAMNYAGGWDNVASNIPEGTLSLFQGYDLFGIISLVIMYTATFSVGQEAVSRFYAARDEKAAKGGAWLAALVNFIYAFIPTILGIITLALINMGKFSSAQFESVGARYALPVLAINTMPALICGLLFAGIISATMSSSDSDLLGAGSIFANDIYKAVLKPDASSQSVMKVTKIVMCLVGLASMFIALFNTQSIVSILMFCFTLRAAGSFFPYVMGHYWKKASTAGTIASLIAGTIVVVYLEHISKGMLFGIKFSQPIIPGLAAAFICFIIFSLAMPPEKETTELAPEEDD, translated from the coding sequence ATGGGTTCAAATGTAATTGTAACAATCATCGTAATCGTCTACCTGCTTTTCATGCTGTGGATTGGCTGGTACTCATCCACCAAGATATCCACCAACACCGACTTCATGGTGGCCGGACGCCGTCTGGGACCGCTTCTCATGGCCGGTACCCTGGCAGCCACGGAAATCGGCGGCGGCAGCTCCCTGGGCGTGGTACAGAACGGTATGTCAGGCTTCGGACTCAGCGCGTCCTGGTACATAACCACCATGGGTATCGCCTTTATCATCCTCAGCTTCGTGGCTCCCAAATTCAGGGCAGCCACGGTCAAGACGGTTCCTGAATATTTCCGCAGACGTTACGGAAAATCCTGCGGAATTATAACAGCCGTCATCATGCTTCTTCCCCTGGTGGGGCTTACCGCCGGACAGTTCATTGCTTCTGCCGTCATCCTGTCCACCATGCTGAATATTGACTACCAGGTGGCTGTTATCATTGTAGCTGTTGTTGTTACGGTCTACTCCATCATGGGCGGTCTCTGGAGCGTTACACTGACAGACTTTGTCCAGGTATTCCTGATTGTCATCGGCATGATTATCGCAGTTCCCTTTGCCATGAATTACGCGGGGGGCTGGGACAATGTTGCATCCAACATACCAGAGGGCACATTGAGCCTGTTCCAGGGCTATGATCTGTTTGGAATTATCTCCCTTGTAATCATGTATACAGCCACCTTCTCCGTAGGGCAGGAGGCTGTGTCGCGATTCTACGCTGCCAGGGACGAAAAGGCAGCCAAGGGCGGCGCCTGGCTGGCAGCCCTGGTAAACTTTATCTACGCCTTTATTCCCACCATCCTGGGCATCATCACGCTGGCCCTAATCAATATGGGCAAATTCAGCTCCGCGCAGTTTGAGTCAGTGGGCGCGCGTTACGCCCTGCCGGTCCTTGCCATCAACACCATGCCGGCCCTTATATGCGGACTTCTGTTCGCAGGCATCATCTCCGCCACCATGTCCAGCTCTGACTCCGATCTCCTTGGCGCAGGCTCCATCTTTGCCAATGACATCTATAAGGCAGTGCTGAAGCCGGATGCATCCAGCCAGTCCGTCATGAAGGTTACAAAAATCGTCATGTGTCTGGTGGGCCTGGCCTCCATGTTCATCGCTCTCTTTAACACACAGAGCATTGTATCCATCCTGATGTTCTGCTTCACATTAAGAGCAGCCGGTTCCTTCTTCCCATATGTCATGGGACATTACTGGAAAAAGGCGTCCACGGCAGGCACCATCGCCTCCCTGATCGCCGGCACCATCGTGGTGGTATATCTGGAACACATTTCAAAGGGGATGCTTTTCGGCATCAAGTTCAGCCAGCCCATCATTCCGGGTCTGGCGGCTGCCTTCATCTGCTTTATTATCTTCTCACTGGCCATGCCGCCTGAGAAGGAGACCACGGAGCTGGCTCCTGAGGAAGATGATTAA
- a CDS encoding LytR/AlgR family response regulator transcription factor codes for MYNVAVCDDTEEERLQAAEYAGRFFEREGIEVRIDTYAAGRELLESGREYDLYLLDVLMPGMSGIDTAQALAEDKDHPVVVFITSSLESAVEGYRVEAAGFILKPVEEENFWSTMERVVRRRLGVKKAVLSVVHNRVNVELPLERLAWFENRLHRVFVKLTDGEVLSVNQKLSELQLVLEPHAQFLRCHQSYLVNLDYVDKLEDSCFYMRDGQMIPISRNFYKLSKNAYYHYRLK; via the coding sequence ATGTATAATGTGGCTGTCTGTGACGATACAGAAGAGGAACGCCTTCAGGCAGCAGAATATGCCGGCCGTTTTTTTGAACGGGAAGGCATTGAGGTGCGTATAGATACATATGCCGCCGGAAGGGAGCTTCTGGAGTCGGGCAGGGAGTATGATTTGTATCTTCTGGATGTGCTGATGCCCGGAATGAGCGGCATTGACACCGCACAGGCCCTGGCGGAAGACAAGGATCATCCGGTGGTGGTATTTATCACATCGTCCCTGGAATCAGCTGTGGAGGGATACCGCGTGGAGGCAGCGGGATTTATTTTAAAGCCTGTGGAGGAAGAGAACTTTTGGTCCACCATGGAGCGTGTGGTGAGGCGCAGGCTGGGAGTGAAGAAGGCTGTTTTGTCCGTGGTCCATAACCGGGTGAATGTGGAGCTTCCCCTGGAGCGCCTGGCCTGGTTTGAGAACCGGCTTCACCGTGTTTTTGTGAAGCTGACGGATGGGGAAGTACTGTCCGTCAACCAGAAGCTGTCTGAGCTGCAGCTGGTTCTGGAACCCCATGCCCAGTTCCTGCGCTGCCATCAGAGTTACCTTGTGAATCTGGACTATGTGGACAAGCTGGAAGATTCCTGTTTTTACATGCGGGACGGACAGATGATTCCCATATCCAGGAACTTTTATAAACTGAGCAAGAATGCCTATTACCATTACCGTCTGAAATGA
- a CDS encoding ATP-binding protein: protein MNDAACTVFMNLINLAVRMMPIFVCLDPKHSYRENIAAISAYLWVIMISMESIFHISPQVFFVFRGIFSCLYFLVLLVFFKGTLLKKGFLYISAWLFAVLSASLNEFAAWILKGHVSLTYGQICVAVSLLWACGFYGFVRFWLRDKVNRLFDQLSRRSCSLLLTYPSVSLFILFIGNNTIFSSRSLAERGLEDVLFYLALCIMILVLYVLILSSTLEIMCRRRTEEELQFARQLISQQREHYNQTLDYIEQVRIIKHDFRHHIHALLNMDRGERTNYLMNLKRELDMTAEMVFCQNQAVNGLLQEYAARARQDGVEFTARVDLSAHVPVDDLTLCIVTGNLLENALEACRRLTGPRFILVQARWLDDHLMMLVENSYNGQIKKNGSRILSSKRDGGLGILSIKRILNQPGDEFDVDYNDTTFTAMVKIVDRALG, encoded by the coding sequence ATGAACGACGCGGCATGTACTGTCTTTATGAATCTGATTAACCTGGCTGTGCGTATGATGCCCATTTTTGTATGCCTGGATCCAAAACACAGTTACAGGGAGAACATAGCAGCCATTTCCGCCTACCTGTGGGTCATCATGATATCCATGGAATCCATATTCCATATCAGCCCCCAGGTCTTTTTTGTGTTCCGGGGCATATTTTCCTGTCTTTACTTTCTGGTGCTCCTTGTCTTTTTTAAAGGAACCCTGCTTAAGAAAGGATTCCTGTACATATCCGCGTGGCTGTTCGCGGTCCTGTCCGCATCGCTGAACGAGTTTGCTGCCTGGATATTAAAGGGGCATGTGTCCCTGACATACGGACAAATCTGTGTGGCGGTATCCCTGCTGTGGGCCTGCGGGTTTTATGGGTTTGTGCGGTTTTGGCTGAGGGATAAGGTAAACCGGCTTTTTGACCAGTTATCCAGGCGATCCTGTTCCCTGCTGCTGACATACCCTTCTGTCTCCCTGTTCATCCTTTTTATCGGGAACAACACCATATTCTCATCGCGTTCCCTGGCTGAGCGGGGACTGGAGGACGTGCTGTTCTATCTGGCGCTGTGCATCATGATACTGGTGCTCTATGTGCTTATTCTGAGCAGCACCCTGGAAATCATGTGCCGCCGCAGGACAGAGGAGGAGCTGCAGTTTGCCAGGCAGCTTATCAGCCAGCAGAGGGAGCATTATAACCAGACCCTGGATTACATTGAACAGGTGCGCATCATCAAGCATGATTTCCGCCATCACATCCATGCCCTTCTGAACATGGACAGGGGAGAGCGGACCAATTACCTGATGAATCTGAAGAGGGAGCTGGACATGACGGCTGAGATGGTGTTCTGCCAGAACCAGGCCGTAAACGGGCTTTTGCAGGAGTATGCCGCCAGGGCAAGGCAGGATGGGGTGGAGTTCACTGCCAGGGTGGATTTATCCGCCCATGTGCCGGTGGACGATTTGACCTTGTGCATTGTCACCGGCAACCTGCTGGAAAACGCCCTGGAAGCATGCCGCCGCCTGACAGGACCGCGTTTCATCCTGGTCCAGGCCAGGTGGCTGGACGACCACCTTATGATGCTGGTGGAAAATTCCTACAACGGGCAGATTAAAAAGAACGGAAGCAGGATACTGTCCAGCAAACGGGACGGCGGTCTGGGCATACTGAGCATAAAGCGCATACTGAACCAGCCGGGGGATGAGTTTGATGTGGATTACAATGACACCACCTTTACGGCCATGGTGAAAATCGTGGACAGGGCCCTGGGATAG
- the thiD gene encoding bifunctional hydroxymethylpyrimidine kinase/phosphomethylpyrimidine kinase, whose product MKTALTIAGSDSSGGAGIQADIKTMTAHGVYAMSAITALTAQNTTGVTGIMEVTPSFLKEQLDDIFTDIFPDAVKIGMVSSGGLIEAIGDRLAFYRAANVVVDPVMVSTSGSRLISSEAIEALKEVLLPMANLLTPNIPEAEVLSGMEIHNPGDMETAARAIGEGYGCAVLLKGGHQLNDANDLLYRDKKLKWFKGRRIDNPNTHGTGCTLSSAIASNLAKGMDMDLAVERAKVYLSGALEAQLDLGKGSGPMNHGFAIRGEY is encoded by the coding sequence ATGAAAACAGCATTAACAATCGCTGGAAGCGATTCCAGCGGAGGCGCCGGTATCCAGGCAGACATCAAGACCATGACCGCTCACGGGGTATATGCCATGAGCGCCATAACGGCACTAACTGCCCAGAATACAACCGGCGTAACAGGAATCATGGAGGTAACTCCATCTTTTTTAAAGGAACAGTTAGACGACATATTTACGGATATCTTCCCGGATGCAGTAAAAATCGGGATGGTTTCCTCCGGCGGCCTGATAGAGGCCATCGGGGACAGGCTGGCATTTTACAGGGCTGCCAATGTGGTGGTGGATCCGGTTATGGTATCCACCAGCGGTTCCCGTCTGATCAGCAGTGAGGCCATAGAGGCGCTGAAGGAAGTCCTTCTTCCCATGGCAAACCTGCTGACTCCCAATATCCCGGAGGCAGAGGTGCTGTCAGGAATGGAGATACATAATCCCGGCGACATGGAGACGGCGGCCAGGGCCATCGGGGAGGGCTACGGATGCGCCGTGCTTCTTAAGGGCGGCCACCAGCTCAATGATGCCAACGATCTGCTGTACCGGGACAAGAAGCTGAAATGGTTTAAAGGCAGGCGGATTGACAATCCCAATACCCATGGGACAGGCTGTACCCTGTCCAGCGCCATTGCCTCCAACCTGGCCAAGGGCATGGATATGGACCTGGCCGTGGAGCGGGCCAAGGTATATCTCTCAGGCGCGCTGGAAGCCCAGCTGGACCTGGGAAAGGGAAGCGGACCAATGAATCATGGATTTGCCATCCGGGGCGAGTATTAA
- the cytX gene encoding putative hydroxymethylpyrimidine transporter CytX, with protein MKEKKSIKEKGTSVSANSLIWFGAGVSIAEILTGTYLAPLGFGKGLAAIVLGHVIGCALLFMAGLIGGYTRRSSMETVKMSFGQKGSLLFCGLNVLQLVGWTSIMIYDGGLAANGIFNAGLWVWCLVIGGLILVWLLIGIRNLGKINTAAMAALFVLTLILCRVIFAGSGEPSMEADSSLSFGAAVELSVAMPLSWLPLISDYTREAEKPFRATAASALVYGLVSCFMYVIGMGAAIYTGEYDISVIMVKAGLGAAGLLIIVLSTVTTTFLDAYSAGVSSVSITHRIKEKWAAVAVTLAGTAAAMVYPMDNITDFLYLIGSVFAPMIAIQIADYFIIRQDHEAEEANLPNLLIWLAGFVIYRILMRVDTPVGSTLPDMAVTVVLCVVCRRVMSACCALPGRENVTKV; from the coding sequence ATGAAGGAAAAGAAAAGTATAAAGGAAAAAGGGACCTCCGTGTCTGCCAACAGCCTTATATGGTTTGGGGCAGGGGTATCCATAGCTGAGATACTGACAGGCACATATCTGGCGCCGCTGGGATTTGGAAAGGGGCTGGCAGCCATTGTGCTGGGCCATGTGATTGGCTGCGCCCTGCTGTTCATGGCAGGACTCATCGGCGGATATACCAGGCGCAGCTCCATGGAAACAGTGAAGATGAGCTTTGGGCAGAAAGGAAGCCTGCTGTTTTGCGGGCTCAATGTCCTGCAGCTGGTGGGCTGGACCTCCATCATGATTTATGACGGCGGGCTGGCTGCCAACGGTATTTTTAACGCAGGCCTGTGGGTCTGGTGCCTGGTGATTGGCGGTCTGATTCTGGTGTGGCTTTTAATTGGAATCAGGAACCTGGGAAAAATCAATACGGCAGCCATGGCAGCGCTGTTTGTGCTGACTCTCATCCTGTGCAGGGTTATATTTGCCGGCAGCGGGGAGCCGTCCATGGAGGCAGACAGTTCCCTGAGCTTTGGGGCCGCAGTTGAATTGTCGGTGGCCATGCCGCTGTCCTGGCTGCCCTTAATAAGCGATTATACAAGGGAGGCCGAGAAACCCTTCAGGGCAACGGCTGCCAGCGCCCTGGTCTACGGCCTGGTGAGCTGCTTTATGTATGTCATCGGAATGGGAGCAGCCATCTACACGGGCGAATATGATATATCTGTTATCATGGTCAAGGCAGGACTGGGAGCAGCAGGGCTTCTCATTATTGTTCTGTCTACCGTGACCACCACATTCCTGGACGCCTACTCTGCCGGTGTATCCAGCGTGTCCATCACACATCGGATAAAGGAAAAATGGGCGGCAGTGGCAGTGACCCTTGCCGGCACCGCAGCAGCCATGGTATACCCCATGGATAATATTACGGATTTCCTTTATCTGATTGGCTCTGTGTTTGCCCCTATGATTGCTATTCAGATTGCGGATTATTTTATCATCAGGCAGGACCATGAGGCGGAGGAGGCCAATCTGCCGAACCTGCTGATCTGGCTGGCTGGTTTTGTAATCTACCGCATACTGATGCGGGTGGATACACCTGTGGGAAGCACCCTTCCCGACATGGCGGTCACCGTGGTTCTGTGCGTGGTGTGCCGCCGGGTGATGTCTGCCTGCTGCGCACTGCCCGGACGGGAAAATGTGACAAAAGTATGA
- a CDS encoding peptidylprolyl isomerase, producing the protein MKKWMCICAAAVLAVSALTGCSTSAGAATTAAQTEAATTDAAKAETEKKETAKTAEASEKAQDTASEEIAAAAGKHHVKINVKDYGTISVELYGDEAPITVANFLKLAKDGFYDGLTFHRIISGFMIQGGDPLGTGMGGSDQEIKGEFSNNGVENPLSHTRGAISMARSQIKDSASSQFFIVHEDSTFLDGDYACFGYVTEGMEVVDAICKDTKVEDNNGSVAKDNQPVIESIEVVD; encoded by the coding sequence ATGAAAAAATGGATGTGTATATGTGCGGCAGCAGTACTGGCAGTTTCAGCCCTGACCGGGTGCAGCACCAGCGCAGGGGCCGCAACAACGGCGGCGCAGACCGAGGCGGCCACGACAGATGCAGCCAAGGCGGAGACGGAAAAAAAGGAGACAGCCAAGACAGCAGAGGCTTCGGAGAAAGCCCAGGATACAGCCTCAGAGGAAATTGCGGCAGCGGCAGGCAAACACCATGTAAAGATTAACGTAAAAGACTACGGCACCATTTCCGTGGAGCTTTACGGGGACGAGGCCCCCATCACAGTGGCTAACTTCCTGAAGCTGGCAAAGGACGGTTTCTATGACGGACTTACCTTCCACCGCATCATAAGCGGTTTCATGATTCAGGGCGGCGATCCCCTGGGCACGGGCATGGGCGGTTCTGACCAGGAAATCAAAGGCGAGTTTTCCAACAACGGAGTGGAGAACCCACTGTCCCACACCAGGGGAGCGATTTCCATGGCGCGTTCCCAGATAAAGGACAGCGCCAGTTCCCAGTTCTTCATTGTACATGAGGACAGCACATTCCTGGACGGGGATTACGCCTGTTTCGGATATGTGACAGAGGGCATGGAGGTAGTGGATGCCATCTGCAAGGATACAAAGGTGGAAGACAACAACGGTTCCGTGGCAAAGGACAACCAGCCTGTCATTGAGAGCATAGAGGTAGTGGACTGA